A genomic window from Ruminiclostridium cellulolyticum H10 includes:
- a CDS encoding 4Fe-4S dicluster domain-containing protein has product MAKVIFHEERCKGCKLCVTVCPKKIVIMKSDKLNQKGFHPAGVEEVDKCIGCAFCATICPDCVIEVEK; this is encoded by the coding sequence ATGGCAAAAGTTATATTCCATGAGGAAAGATGTAAAGGTTGTAAACTGTGCGTTACAGTTTGTCCTAAAAAAATTGTCATAATGAAATCAGATAAATTGAATCAGAAAGGTTTCCATCCTGCGGGAGTTGAAGAGGTAGACAAATGTATCGGGTGTGCATTCTGTGCTACAATTTGTCCTGATTGCGTTATAGAAGTAGAAAAGTAG
- a CDS encoding 3-methyl-2-oxobutanoate dehydrogenase subunit VorB → MAEKLLMKGNEVIAEAALRAGCRHYFGYPITPQTEVAHYMAKAMPKINGTFVQAESEVAAINMVYGAAAAGARVLTSSSSPGVSLKQEGISYIAGAELPAVLVNIVRCGPGLGGILPAQCDYFQSVKGGGHGDYKNVVLAPSSVQELYELTVEAFNISDKYRILTIILGDGMLGQMMEAVEFKDKEDIYQDDKKWACTGTKMERESNDVTSIYIQPEVLENHNLKLQAKYKKIEENETRVETYNCENADIIVTAYGTVARIVKNVIKMAEKEGIKVGLIRPISLWPFPTAAFEKYAETPKAFLSVELSAGQMVEDVRLAVNGKRPVHFYGRMGGMIPSQKEVLDKIKEILNK, encoded by the coding sequence ATGGCAGAAAAATTATTAATGAAGGGTAATGAGGTAATAGCAGAAGCTGCCTTAAGAGCCGGCTGTAGACATTATTTTGGATATCCAATAACACCTCAGACTGAAGTAGCACATTACATGGCAAAAGCAATGCCAAAAATAAACGGTACATTTGTTCAGGCTGAGAGCGAGGTTGCAGCAATTAATATGGTTTATGGTGCAGCTGCAGCAGGAGCACGTGTTCTGACATCATCTTCCAGTCCTGGAGTAAGCTTGAAGCAGGAGGGTATTTCATACATAGCTGGGGCAGAGCTTCCGGCAGTATTGGTAAATATCGTTCGCTGCGGTCCCGGCCTTGGAGGTATACTACCTGCACAGTGTGATTATTTTCAGTCGGTCAAAGGCGGAGGGCACGGAGACTATAAAAACGTAGTTCTTGCTCCATCAAGTGTTCAGGAATTGTACGAATTGACAGTAGAAGCCTTCAACATATCTGACAAATACAGAATACTTACCATAATACTTGGAGACGGTATGCTAGGACAGATGATGGAGGCAGTTGAATTCAAGGATAAGGAAGATATTTATCAGGATGATAAAAAGTGGGCCTGTACGGGAACAAAGATGGAGAGGGAAAGTAATGATGTTACTTCCATTTATATCCAACCAGAAGTCCTTGAAAATCATAACTTGAAGCTTCAGGCTAAATATAAGAAGATTGAAGAAAATGAAACAAGGGTTGAAACATATAATTGTGAAAACGCAGACATAATTGTAACAGCATACGGTACTGTAGCAAGAATTGTAAAGAACGTTATTAAAATGGCTGAAAAAGAAGGAATAAAGGTTGGATTAATAAGACCTATCTCGTTGTGGCCGTTCCCTACTGCCGCTTTTGAAAAGTACGCAGAAACGCCAAAGGCATTTTTAAGTGTGGAACTGAGTGCTGGACAGATGGTTGAGGATGTGCGCCTTGCGGTAAACGGAAAACGCCCTGTACATTTCTACGGACGTATGGGCGGTATGATTCCAAGTCAAAAAGAAGTTCTTGATAAAATAAAGGAAATCTTAAATAAATAA
- a CDS encoding thiamine pyrophosphate-dependent enzyme has protein sequence MATVFKKPHALKDLSLHYCPGCTHGIIHRIVAEVIDELGIEGTTIGVSPVGCAYNNYEYFHVDMVQAAHGRAPAVATGIKRVHPDNYVFTYQGDGDLAAIGTAEIIHAATRGEKITTVFVNNAIYGMTSGQMAPTTLMNQVTTTSPYGRKPEIHGFPIKVCELLSQLEGAVYVERTSVHDVKNIKNTKEAIKKAFQVQKANKGFSIVEVLSTCPTNWGLNPVDSLKWLENNMLPFYPLGNFKGKDLEV, from the coding sequence ATGGCAACTGTGTTTAAAAAACCACATGCTTTAAAGGATTTATCTCTTCACTATTGTCCAGGTTGTACTCACGGTATTATTCATAGGATAGTAGCTGAAGTAATTGACGAATTAGGTATAGAAGGTACTACAATCGGTGTATCACCTGTCGGATGTGCCTACAATAATTATGAATATTTTCATGTAGATATGGTACAGGCGGCTCATGGAAGAGCTCCAGCCGTAGCAACAGGAATAAAAAGAGTTCATCCTGATAACTATGTGTTTACTTACCAGGGAGATGGAGACCTTGCTGCTATTGGAACAGCCGAAATAATTCATGCTGCTACCAGAGGCGAAAAGATTACAACTGTATTTGTAAATAATGCAATATATGGTATGACTTCAGGGCAAATGGCTCCAACTACACTTATGAATCAGGTAACAACAACTTCACCTTACGGCAGGAAACCTGAGATTCATGGATTCCCTATAAAAGTATGCGAGCTTCTTTCTCAATTGGAAGGTGCTGTTTACGTTGAAAGAACATCAGTACATGATGTTAAAAATATCAAAAACACCAAGGAAGCCATTAAAAAAGCTTTTCAGGTTCAAAAAGCAAACAAGGGATTTTCAATTGTTGAGGTCTTGTCAACATGCCCTACAAACTGGGGATTAAATCCTGTAGATTCCCTGAAATGGCTTGAAAACAATATGTTGCCATTCTATCCTTTGGGTAATTTCAAAGGAAAGGATTTGGAGGTGTAG
- a CDS encoding 2-oxoacid:acceptor oxidoreductase family protein, which yields MKQLELIIAGFGGQGILSAGRLLAYAGMLEGKNVSWLPSYGPEMRGGTANCSVVISDEPVGSPILDTTNVLVVMNGPSLEKFEKSVVSGGLIISDSSLVEAKPKRTDIEFIGIPATQLASDMGNLTFANIIILGKLLAKTGIVSKESFEAALKKVLSPKKHHMIPDEMKALVMGHDY from the coding sequence ATGAAGCAGCTTGAATTGATAATTGCAGGTTTCGGAGGACAAGGTATACTCTCAGCTGGAAGATTGTTAGCATATGCCGGAATGCTGGAAGGAAAGAATGTCTCTTGGCTGCCGTCATACGGACCTGAAATGAGAGGCGGTACTGCAAACTGCAGCGTGGTTATTTCAGACGAACCTGTAGGTTCTCCTATTCTGGATACAACTAATGTACTGGTAGTAATGAATGGCCCATCACTTGAAAAGTTTGAAAAATCAGTAGTAAGCGGCGGGTTGATAATATCAGACAGTTCTTTGGTAGAAGCAAAACCGAAGAGAACGGATATAGAATTCATAGGTATTCCGGCTACACAACTGGCTTCTGATATGGGTAATCTTACATTTGCCAACATTATTATACTTGGTAAATTGTTAGCAAAAACAGGAATTGTTTCAAAGGAAAGCTTCGAGGCTGCTTTGAAGAAAGTTCTTTCTCCCAAAAAGCATCATATGATTCCTGATGAAATGAAAGCCCTTGTTATGGGACACGATTATTAA
- a CDS encoding ABC transporter ATP-binding protein, with product MSILKTDGLRKYYGKGENLVKALDGINLEILEGEFVAVVGTSGSGKSTLLHMLGGLDKATEGKVTVAGKEFFDMNDEQKTVFRRRNIGFIFQNYNLVPILNVYENITLPVELDGGTIDKAFIDDIIKTLGLGGKLTNLPNNLSGGQQQRVAIARALATKPAIILADEPTGNLDSKTGLEVVGLLKMTSKRFHQTIVMITHNEEIAQLADRVIRIEDGKIVGGEDK from the coding sequence ATGAGTATATTAAAAACAGATGGATTAAGAAAATACTATGGCAAGGGTGAAAACCTTGTAAAAGCTCTTGACGGCATAAATCTGGAAATTCTGGAAGGAGAGTTTGTAGCGGTTGTAGGTACATCAGGAAGCGGTAAATCGACGCTTTTGCATATGCTCGGGGGACTTGATAAGGCTACAGAAGGTAAAGTAACGGTGGCGGGTAAGGAATTTTTTGATATGAATGATGAGCAAAAAACAGTCTTTCGCAGAAGAAATATTGGTTTTATATTTCAGAATTACAATCTGGTACCTATACTGAACGTTTATGAAAACATTACTCTCCCTGTTGAACTGGATGGAGGAACTATTGATAAAGCATTTATAGACGATATTATTAAAACCCTTGGCCTTGGCGGTAAGCTTACAAACCTTCCAAACAATCTTTCGGGAGGCCAACAGCAAAGGGTAGCTATAGCTAGGGCTCTGGCAACAAAACCCGCTATAATCCTTGCAGATGAGCCAACGGGTAATCTCGACAGCAAAACCGGGCTGGAGGTAGTAGGCTTGCTAAAAATGACCAGCAAAAGATTCCATCAAACAATTGTTATGATTACACATAATGAAGAGATTGCTCAGTTGGCGGACAGGGTTATCCGTATTGAAGACGGTAAAATAGTCGGGGGTGAAGACAAATGA
- a CDS encoding ABC transporter permease produces the protein MMFPTDNRLVIKKITVRTIKANKVRNIFVITAIALTAFLLSTIFSIGISGTESIQLQKIRTMGTIEHGGLTFPTDEQIKKLKSLDYIEDVGIMAHAGDIIETPDMGNLSLSLFWFDKTEWEKLRVPAMNNIKGKYPQEYNEIMVSDWILKRIGITNPKIGMDIPIKYGKVGGTDSEATNENFKLSAYYTEYSNLRSGNAGMLYVSKAFLDKNGVTPENSGTATIRFKSQKNIGEQFEKLSREVTASPNQKWKMVPLYETVNGDRLSTIIGLSALILFIMLSSYLLIYNVLYISVSKDVRFYGLLKTVGTTPKQIRAIVTGQAMRLTALGIPLGLALGAAVSFVAVPFALSGATIDTGIKISFNPIIYVGAAVFSLVTTLISSIKPAGMAATISPIEAVRYTGTDVSRKLRKVSKVGKVQKMAFRNVFRNRRRAAVVFLSLFMGITTFILVNTLVLSMDTENYVNSYIDNDFTLTNNTFFQNGTGIKQKFDNDFMSTFKRIEGITEIRKVSQKIVTLKYDDNLYKEHLEEFGKRHNTQMPTGDEIEKNPRFFWSNLVGLDMEYIKKLNKTLGEPIDVEAFEAGRIALFSTNNPKHFKVGSDIVFTADEKEYSLKLGGFLPERTAFNGGMGPAPLVYISNDYMKKLFNNPVFCSVTMNAEVDKEAHVLKQLKELTANDNEISLDSRLETLEQFRSSKTMLYILGGGMSLILALIGILNFVNVMVTGVNTRRHEFAVLESIGMTPRQLKRMLSLEGLIYAIISCGLVATLGAALNIWVFSLFKKQADYAIFTFPTIPLVLSVVIVFAVCILVPVAAYVTTTKDTVTERLRSVEG, from the coding sequence ATGATGTTTCCTACCGATAATAGGCTTGTGATAAAAAAGATAACTGTAAGAACTATAAAAGCAAATAAGGTTAGGAATATATTTGTTATTACTGCAATAGCGTTAACTGCTTTTCTGCTGTCAACCATCTTTAGTATAGGAATAAGTGGGACAGAGTCTATCCAATTACAGAAAATAAGAACTATGGGAACTATAGAGCATGGAGGTTTAACTTTTCCCACGGATGAACAGATAAAAAAGCTGAAATCATTGGATTATATTGAAGATGTAGGCATAATGGCACATGCCGGAGATATAATAGAAACTCCTGACATGGGAAATTTGTCTCTGTCATTATTCTGGTTTGATAAAACAGAATGGGAAAAACTCAGAGTTCCTGCCATGAACAATATTAAAGGGAAATATCCTCAGGAATATAATGAGATAATGGTATCGGATTGGATTCTTAAAAGGATAGGAATAACTAATCCTAAAATAGGAATGGATATACCAATTAAATACGGAAAGGTCGGCGGTACTGATTCTGAAGCTACAAATGAAAACTTTAAACTCTCGGCATATTACACAGAATACTCTAATCTACGTTCGGGAAATGCGGGAATGCTGTATGTCTCAAAAGCTTTTCTTGATAAGAACGGAGTAACTCCTGAGAATTCAGGTACTGCAACAATACGCTTCAAAAGCCAAAAAAATATTGGAGAACAATTTGAAAAACTTAGCAGGGAGGTCACTGCATCCCCAAATCAGAAGTGGAAAATGGTGCCATTGTATGAAACAGTTAATGGAGACAGACTATCAACGATAATAGGCCTGTCAGCACTTATACTGTTCATAATGCTCAGCAGCTATCTGCTAATATATAATGTTCTATATATTTCAGTATCAAAGGATGTACGCTTTTACGGCTTATTAAAAACAGTAGGTACTACCCCAAAACAGATAAGAGCAATAGTAACGGGTCAGGCAATGAGGCTGACTGCCTTGGGAATCCCTCTGGGACTTGCTTTGGGAGCAGCAGTTTCTTTTGTTGCCGTACCATTTGCACTAAGCGGAGCGACAATAGATACAGGTATAAAAATATCCTTCAATCCTATCATATATGTTGGTGCGGCCGTTTTTTCTCTTGTAACCACACTTATCAGCAGTATAAAACCTGCCGGAATGGCTGCCACGATTTCACCGATAGAGGCTGTCAGATACACCGGAACAGATGTATCCCGTAAACTTAGAAAAGTGTCAAAGGTCGGCAAGGTACAAAAAATGGCTTTTAGAAATGTTTTTCGAAACAGAAGAAGGGCAGCAGTTGTATTTTTATCACTGTTCATGGGGATAACGACCTTTATACTAGTAAATACACTTGTGCTTAGCATGGATACGGAAAATTACGTAAACAGCTATATTGATAATGATTTTACTCTAACTAATAATACATTTTTTCAAAATGGTACAGGAATTAAGCAGAAATTTGATAATGATTTTATGTCAACTTTTAAAAGAATAGAAGGAATAACAGAAATAAGAAAGGTATCACAAAAGATAGTTACTCTCAAATACGATGACAATCTCTACAAGGAACATCTTGAAGAATTCGGAAAAAGACATAATACACAAATGCCCACAGGTGACGAAATAGAGAAAAATCCAAGGTTTTTCTGGTCAAATCTGGTGGGACTTGACATGGAATATATAAAGAAACTTAACAAAACACTTGGAGAACCTATTGATGTGGAAGCTTTTGAAGCGGGCCGGATAGCTTTATTTTCAACAAATAATCCAAAGCATTTCAAGGTGGGATCAGATATTGTTTTTACAGCTGATGAAAAAGAATATTCCCTCAAGCTGGGAGGATTTTTGCCTGAAAGAACTGCATTTAATGGAGGTATGGGGCCGGCACCCCTTGTTTACATAAGCAATGACTACATGAAAAAGCTATTTAATAACCCTGTATTCTGTTCTGTAACAATGAATGCCGAAGTGGACAAAGAGGCACATGTATTAAAACAGTTAAAGGAATTGACGGCAAATGATAATGAAATATCACTTGATTCAAGGCTGGAAACTCTGGAGCAATTTAGAAGTTCAAAAACAATGTTATATATTCTCGGCGGTGGAATGTCCTTGATATTGGCACTTATAGGTATTCTCAATTTTGTAAACGTAATGGTAACGGGAGTAAACACAAGACGACATGAGTTTGCTGTTTTAGAGAGTATTGGCATGACTCCGAGACAGCTAAAACGTATGTTGTCCCTGGAGGGACTCATTTATGCCATTATTTCCTGCGGACTTGTGGCTACTTTGGGAGCTGCACTAAATATATGGGTATTCAGCTTATTCAAGAAGCAGGCTGATTACGCAATTTTTACATTCCCTACAATCCCGTTGGTTTTATCTGTAGTTATCGTTTTTGCAGTGTGTATTTTAGTACCAGTAGCTGCATATGTTACAACAACAAAAGATACAGTTACGGAGAGGTTGAGAAGCGTTGAAGGTTAG
- a CDS encoding response regulator transcription factor, whose product MARILIVEDDKLLNEGISIVLKKHGHTVLSGYSYNEALCLFLNNNFELILLDINLPDRSGLELCNEIRKKSDVPIIFITANDTEQDIVNGFVNGCDDYIAKPFSLEVMNRRIQAVLRRTGTEDKSIFRSGEISINYEKMVVSKGKISLKLTATEYKLLTLLTQNSGQVLTRDIILQRLWGTDEAFVDENAVSVNMRRLRQKIEDDPKNPKYIKTVFGIGYTWGEESCR is encoded by the coding sequence ATGGCCAGAATACTTATTGTTGAAGATGATAAGCTTCTTAATGAAGGGATATCAATTGTACTAAAAAAACATGGACATACGGTTTTGTCAGGTTATTCCTATAATGAAGCATTATGTTTATTTTTGAATAACAACTTTGAATTAATATTGCTGGATATAAATCTTCCTGATAGAAGTGGTCTAGAGCTTTGCAATGAAATTCGGAAAAAATCCGATGTTCCCATTATATTTATAACTGCTAATGACACAGAGCAGGATATTGTTAATGGTTTTGTGAACGGCTGTGATGACTACATTGCAAAACCATTCTCTCTGGAAGTAATGAACCGGCGTATTCAGGCGGTACTCAGGCGTACCGGAACTGAAGACAAAAGCATTTTCCGCTCTGGTGAAATATCAATAAACTATGAAAAGATGGTGGTTTCAAAGGGGAAGATATCACTTAAACTGACTGCTACAGAGTACAAATTACTGACACTTCTTACTCAAAACAGTGGGCAGGTACTGACCAGAGACATTATCCTCCAGAGGCTTTGGGGCACTGATGAAGCTTTTGTTGATGAAAACGCTGTTAGTGTTAACATGAGGCGGCTTCGTCAAAAAATTGAGGATGATCCAAAAAATCCAAAATACATAAAAACTGTTTTCGGTATAGGTTATACCTGGGGAGAGGAGTCCTGCAGGTGA
- a CDS encoding sensor histidine kinase, which yields MKEIKKSEVALIAVIYGLCIGFMVYQLMVAKNFQAVIISIVFTAVIAVLIAVLISMLHRYMQSVMVRLSDMVASLIDMRETEVFSVLNDDLLSKLQSQVLKLLRILKSQNTKLHNEKNEIKSLISDISHQLKNPLANLNIYVSLIKEEDIAPAMRKEYLKNIENQLEKLNWLMESMIKMTRLESGIIRLNREMSSLNDVLLTSLKQIYQKALKKNIDIVFIPSEKDIKMSIDIRWTAEAITNILDNSVKYTQESGKIKIQVHKYELFARIDIEDNGAGFDEKEVNDIFKRFYRGKNSNWIDGVGIGLYLTRRIISMQDGYIKAKSILGKGSTFSVFLPLES from the coding sequence ATGAAAGAGATAAAAAAAAGTGAAGTTGCTTTGATTGCAGTGATCTATGGTCTTTGTATAGGTTTTATGGTATATCAACTGATGGTTGCTAAAAATTTTCAAGCCGTCATAATCAGTATTGTGTTTACAGCGGTAATAGCTGTCTTGATAGCAGTACTTATATCAATGCTGCACAGATATATGCAAAGTGTAATGGTCCGGCTTTCCGATATGGTAGCGTCACTAATAGACATGAGGGAAACAGAAGTGTTTTCAGTCCTCAACGATGATTTACTGTCAAAGTTACAATCACAGGTGCTTAAGCTTTTAAGAATACTAAAGTCACAAAATACAAAGCTGCATAATGAAAAAAATGAAATAAAATCTCTTATTTCAGACATATCCCATCAGTTAAAAAACCCTCTTGCAAATCTAAACATATATGTATCCTTGATAAAGGAAGAAGATATTGCTCCGGCAATGCGAAAGGAATACCTTAAAAATATTGAAAATCAATTGGAAAAGCTGAATTGGTTGATGGAAAGCATGATAAAGATGACCAGGCTTGAAAGCGGTATTATCCGGCTGAACCGTGAAATGAGCAGCTTGAATGATGTACTCCTGACATCTTTAAAACAGATATACCAAAAAGCATTAAAAAAGAATATAGATATAGTATTCATTCCATCTGAAAAGGATATTAAGATGTCTATTGATATAAGATGGACGGCAGAGGCTATAACCAATATTCTGGACAATTCTGTTAAGTATACACAGGAATCGGGGAAAATAAAAATACAGGTCCATAAATACGAGTTATTTGCCAGAATAGACATAGAGGATAATGGTGCTGGGTTCGATGAAAAGGAAGTAAATGATATATTCAAGCGTTTTTACCGAGGAAAAAACTCAAACTGGATAGACGGCGTCGGTATAGGACTCTATCTTACAAGAAGAATTATTTCAATGCAGGACGGATATATAAAAGCAAAGTCCATTTTGGGCAAGGGAAGTACATTTTCAGTATTTCTCCCTCTTGAAAGCTGA
- a CDS encoding glutamine synthetase III, producing MNLISQIFGSNVYNDSVMRERLPKATYKALKKTIDEGLPLDFEIADVVASSMKDWAIEKGATHYTHWFQPMTGITAEKHDSFINATADGKAILEFSGRELIKGEADGSSFPSGGLRVTFEARGYTAWDCTSPAFIKNNTLYIPTAFCSYTGETLDKKTPLLRSIECLSKNAVRVLKLFGNENVTKATPTVGAEQEYFLIDKKMYDKRKDLIFTGRTLFGSKAPKGQEMDDHYYGSIKARVSSFMKDLDRELWKLGIFAKTEHNEVAPAQHELAPIFTTSNIATDHNQLIMELLKTVALKHGLVCLLHEKPFAGVNGSGKHNNWSLSTNDGQNLFDPGKTPHENVQFLLFLCAVIKAVDEYADLIRLSGANPGNDHRLGTSEAPPSIISIFLGDELTKILEQIVSGENIETNCLEKLMVGVKTLPELRKDTTDRNRTSPFAFTGNKFEFRMVGSSASIASANFFLNTAVADVLEQFADRLEKAKDFSKEVNSIIKDVVKENGRIIFNGNGYSDEWVKEAERRGLPNIKSYVEAIACLLKEKNIAVMEKQKVFSRVEMHSRYEISLEKYIKTINIEAMTMLEISKRQLLPACIKFETEIARSINEIKNCGVEVDISANTDLLKETASLVSQFKKEISLLENSLSKAQHSFEDTFEQAMFYRQDVFARMETLRTVVDELECIVASSIWPIPTYADILFNI from the coding sequence ATGAATCTGATAAGCCAAATATTCGGTTCAAATGTATATAATGATTCCGTAATGAGAGAACGCCTTCCTAAAGCTACATACAAGGCGTTGAAAAAAACCATTGATGAAGGCCTTCCTTTAGATTTTGAAATAGCTGATGTTGTTGCAAGTTCTATGAAGGATTGGGCAATTGAAAAAGGGGCTACTCACTATACCCATTGGTTTCAGCCAATGACCGGTATTACTGCTGAAAAACATGATTCCTTTATTAATGCTACTGCTGATGGAAAAGCGATATTGGAGTTTTCTGGGAGAGAATTGATTAAAGGTGAAGCAGATGGCTCATCTTTTCCTTCGGGAGGATTAAGAGTCACATTTGAGGCACGTGGCTATACTGCCTGGGATTGTACCTCGCCTGCTTTTATTAAAAACAATACACTATATATTCCAACTGCTTTCTGTTCATACACTGGTGAAACTCTTGACAAGAAAACTCCTCTTCTAAGATCTATAGAATGCCTTTCTAAAAATGCGGTCAGGGTTCTTAAACTTTTTGGTAATGAAAACGTTACTAAAGCTACTCCCACCGTTGGTGCTGAGCAGGAGTATTTCCTTATTGATAAAAAAATGTATGATAAAAGGAAGGATTTGATTTTTACAGGACGTACCCTTTTCGGTTCCAAAGCACCAAAAGGACAGGAAATGGACGATCATTATTACGGCAGTATCAAGGCAAGAGTTTCTTCCTTTATGAAAGACCTTGACCGTGAATTATGGAAGCTTGGAATTTTTGCTAAAACAGAACATAACGAGGTAGCTCCGGCACAGCATGAGCTCGCTCCAATATTTACAACCTCCAATATCGCAACCGACCATAACCAGCTTATTATGGAGCTTTTGAAAACAGTTGCATTAAAACATGGTTTAGTATGTCTGCTCCATGAAAAACCTTTTGCAGGAGTCAATGGTTCCGGCAAACATAATAATTGGTCACTGTCTACTAATGATGGTCAGAACCTTTTTGACCCGGGTAAGACGCCACATGAAAATGTTCAATTCCTGCTTTTCCTGTGTGCAGTTATAAAAGCCGTAGACGAATATGCTGATCTTATAAGGTTATCTGGTGCCAACCCTGGAAATGACCATAGGTTAGGTACAAGTGAAGCTCCTCCTTCTATTATTTCAATTTTCCTAGGAGATGAGCTTACTAAAATTCTTGAGCAGATTGTATCGGGAGAAAATATAGAAACAAATTGTCTTGAAAAGCTCATGGTTGGTGTTAAAACACTGCCCGAACTGAGAAAAGATACTACCGACAGAAACAGAACTTCCCCCTTTGCCTTTACAGGCAACAAATTTGAGTTCAGAATGGTTGGCTCTTCTGCATCAATTGCATCAGCTAACTTCTTTCTTAATACCGCAGTTGCAGATGTGCTGGAACAGTTTGCTGACAGACTTGAAAAAGCAAAGGACTTCTCAAAGGAAGTAAACAGTATTATTAAAGACGTAGTCAAAGAAAACGGCCGCATTATCTTCAATGGTAACGGATATTCTGATGAATGGGTAAAAGAAGCCGAGAGAAGAGGTCTTCCAAATATTAAAAGTTACGTTGAAGCTATTGCTTGTCTTTTGAAGGAAAAAAACATTGCTGTCATGGAAAAGCAAAAGGTCTTCTCCCGAGTTGAAATGCACTCAAGGTATGAAATTTCTCTTGAGAAATATATAAAGACAATTAACATAGAGGCTATGACCATGCTTGAGATATCAAAAAGGCAGCTTCTTCCAGCTTGTATCAAGTTTGAAACTGAAATTGCAAGATCTATAAATGAGATTAAGAACTGCGGCGTTGAAGTAGATATAAGTGCCAACACAGACTTACTGAAAGAAACCGCTTCTCTTGTCTCACAGTTTAAAAAGGAAATTTCACTATTGGAGAATAGTCTTAGCAAGGCTCAGCATTCTTTTGAAGATACATTTGAGCAGGCTATGTTTTACAGACAAGACGTATTTGCAAGAATGGAAACATTAAGAACGGTTGTTGATGAGCTGGAGTGCATAGTAGCTTCAAGTATCTGGCCTATTCCAACCTATGCGGATATTCTATTCAATATATAA
- a CDS encoding transglutaminase-like domain-containing protein, translating into MINILTNPVNLILILPVLVTLLSSLITKYNRERVIKSFYSIINNIELITGLLIALFLTKGILFDNNYRLFIYIRNHMPETVKASLEANNIYTYLCVAFIVLLIVVLIIKAVMYPLYKHVFGTMAQGIYKVMSSMSSVTRRIIAFVCSIPKAAVSLICISFVLYFFSYYFTVPGLSMWIDDSAVLRGVYKTALKPVVESDIAKKIPVIINDRFVSPTMNGQEVEIAENIRDTLDSYNIKVIQYFNGVTLDDAVKSNDEIDKLALELTKGKTGDYEKAKAIYKWITKNIKYDYPKAKQIAVKTEGTKSGSIICYETRKGICFDYSSLFISMCRANGIKVRLVTGLGYSGLAWGDHAWNQFYDNAQKKWVNVDCTFGVSGNYFDSAKFSLDHKGDRVQEEW; encoded by the coding sequence TTGATAAATATTCTTACAAATCCAGTTAACTTAATATTAATACTACCTGTTTTGGTAACACTTTTAAGCTCTTTGATAACAAAATATAACCGTGAAAGAGTTATAAAGAGTTTTTATTCAATAATAAATAATATTGAACTAATCACAGGCCTACTAATTGCATTGTTTTTAACAAAGGGAATACTATTTGACAATAATTATAGGCTTTTTATTTATATTCGTAATCATATGCCCGAAACAGTCAAAGCCAGCCTCGAAGCAAACAATATATATACATACCTGTGTGTTGCGTTTATTGTACTATTGATTGTAGTACTGATAATCAAAGCGGTCATGTATCCTCTGTACAAACATGTATTTGGAACCATGGCCCAAGGAATATACAAGGTTATGAGCTCCATGAGCTCTGTTACCAGAAGAATTATTGCATTTGTTTGCAGTATACCAAAGGCAGCTGTTTCGCTAATTTGTATCAGTTTTGTTCTATACTTTTTTTCATATTATTTTACAGTACCCGGTTTATCAATGTGGATAGATGATTCAGCGGTACTTCGAGGAGTTTATAAAACCGCTTTAAAACCGGTGGTTGAGTCTGATATTGCTAAGAAAATACCGGTAATTATTAATGATCGCTTCGTTAGTCCCACAATGAATGGGCAGGAAGTAGAAATAGCCGAAAATATCAGAGATACTCTTGACAGCTACAATATAAAGGTTATTCAGTACTTTAATGGTGTTACTTTGGATGATGCTGTTAAGTCCAATGATGAAATAGATAAGCTAGCACTTGAATTGACTAAAGGAAAGACAGGTGATTATGAGAAAGCCAAAGCAATATATAAATGGATAACTAAAAATATAAAATATGATTACCCAAAAGCAAAGCAGATTGCTGTTAAGACGGAAGGTACAAAATCCGGGTCAATAATCTGCTATGAAACAAGGAAGGGGATTTGCTTCGATTACTCAAGTCTCTTTATTTCAATGTGCAGGGCAAATGGAATCAAGGTAAGGCTAGTTACAGGTTTGGGATACAGCGGGTTGGCCTGGGGAGATCATGCATGGAATCAGTTCTATGATAATGCTCAAAAAAAATGGGTAAATGTAGACTGCACATTTGGAGTAAGTGGAAACTATTTTGATTCTGCCAAATTTTCCTTGGATCACAAGGGCGATCGTGTACAAGAAGAATGGTAA